One genomic region from Mus musculus strain NOD/MrkTac chromosome 4 genomic contig, GRCm38.p6 alternate locus group NOD/MrkTac MMCHR4_NOD_IDD9_2 encodes:
- the Nppa gene encoding natriuretic peptides A preproprotein: MGSFSITLGFFLVLAFWLPGHIGANPVYSAVSNTDLMDFKNLLDHLEEKMPVEDEVMPPQALSEQTEEAGAALSSLPEVPPWTGEVNPPLRDGSALGRSPWDPSDRSALLKSKLRALLAGPRSLRRSSCFGGRIDRIGAQSGLGCNSFRYRR; the protein is encoded by the exons ATGGGCTCCTTCTCCATCACCCTGGGCTTCTTCCTCGTCTTGGCCTTTTGGCTTCCAGGCCATATTGGAGCAAATCCTGTGTACAGTGCGGTGTCCAACACAGATCTGATGGATTTCAAg AACCTGCTAGACCACCTGGAGGAGAAGATGCCGGTAGAAGATGAGGTCATGCCCCCGCAGGCCCTGAGTGAGCAGACTGAGGAAGCAGGGGCCGCACTTAGCTCCCTCCCCGAGGTGCCTCCCTGGACTGGGGAGGTCAACCCACCTCTGAGAGACGGCAGTGCTCTAGGGCGCAGCCCCTGGGACCCCTCCGATAGATCTGCCCTCTTGAAAAGCAAACTGAGGGCTCTGCTCGCTGGCCCTCGGAGCCTACGAAGATCCAGCTGCTTCGGGGGTAGGATTGACAGGATTGGAGCCCAGAGTGGACTAGGCTGCAACAGCTTCCGG taCCGAAGATAA